Proteins from one Mucilaginibacter jinjuensis genomic window:
- a CDS encoding N-acetylglucosamine kinase, producing MIIIADGGSTKTNWCLVTEDGKKVYFNTEGYNPYFASTEYIIQSLNESLPIDLDKDQITEVDYYGAGCSVPEKNKIVEEAMQAVFTKAKVNIGHDLLAAARALLGNNEGFAAILGTGTNTCIYDGKKIAHNIDSGAYILGDEGSGCYIGKKLLIDYLRGYMPEAVRSLFWETFKLTPDEVNDRVYSQPLANRFCASFSKFVYDNNVHIEYSRNLVRTSFEDFFRNLVTHYPDYQKYTFNCIGSVGYNFRNVLEEVVTEHGMVVGNIIRSPIDSLVKYHLELSPSQL from the coding sequence ATGATCATCATCGCTGACGGCGGCTCAACAAAAACAAACTGGTGTTTGGTTACAGAAGACGGTAAAAAGGTTTACTTTAATACCGAAGGTTACAATCCTTATTTTGCAAGTACTGAGTACATCATTCAGTCCCTGAACGAAAGCTTACCTATTGATCTGGATAAAGATCAGATTACGGAAGTTGATTACTACGGCGCAGGCTGCTCTGTACCAGAAAAAAACAAAATTGTTGAGGAAGCTATGCAAGCGGTATTTACCAAAGCAAAAGTTAACATCGGCCACGATTTACTGGCTGCTGCACGTGCTTTGCTTGGCAACAACGAAGGCTTTGCTGCCATTTTAGGTACAGGTACCAACACTTGTATTTACGATGGTAAAAAAATTGCCCACAACATTGATTCTGGCGCTTACATTTTGGGCGACGAAGGCAGTGGTTGCTACATCGGTAAAAAATTACTGATCGATTATTTAAGAGGTTATATGCCGGAAGCTGTTCGCAGCCTTTTCTGGGAAACATTTAAACTTACACCTGATGAAGTGAACGACCGCGTTTATTCACAGCCGTTGGCTAACCGCTTTTGTGCAAGCTTCAGCAAGTTTGTTTATGACAATAACGTACACATCGAGTACTCACGTAACCTGGTACGTACCTCATTCGAAGACTTTTTCCGTAACCTGGTAACTCATTACCCGGATTATCAAAAATATACTTTTAACTGTATCGGCTCTGTAGGTTATAACTTCCGCAACGTATTAGAAGAAGTTGTTACCGAGCATGGCATGGTAGTGGGTAATATTATCCGCTCGCCTATAGATAGCCTGGTTAAATACCACCTGGAGCTTTCACCAAGCCAGTTATAA
- a CDS encoding SAM-dependent methyltransferase, producing MNITLQPIAYISNKRVTATDDFWGDTISEITLAEHIPTEAFDGIESFSQLEIIYYFDKADPAKIVYSGHPRGNKAWPLLGIFAQRKKDRPNQIGLCMVQLIEHNGRTLKVKYLDAIEGTPVLDIKPVFKEFKVPGEIRQPQWVGELMVDYWKPEK from the coding sequence ATGAATATTACCCTGCAACCTATTGCTTATATCAGCAACAAAAGAGTCACCGCAACTGATGATTTTTGGGGAGATACCATCTCTGAAATTACGCTTGCAGAACACATCCCGACCGAAGCTTTTGATGGTATTGAGAGTTTCTCGCAGCTGGAGATAATTTATTATTTCGACAAGGCCGATCCTGCAAAAATTGTTTACTCGGGACACCCGCGTGGTAACAAGGCCTGGCCATTGCTGGGCATTTTTGCACAACGTAAAAAAGACAGGCCAAACCAGATCGGTTTATGCATGGTTCAATTGATTGAGCATAATGGCCGTACGCTTAAAGTGAAATATCTCGATGCTATTGAAGGTACACCGGTGCTGGATATTAAACCTGTTTTTAAAGAGTTTAAAGTGCCCGGAGAAATTAGGCAGCCACAATGGGTAGGGGAGCTGATGGTTGATTACTGGAAGCCGGAAAAATAG
- the pfkA gene encoding 6-phosphofructokinase — MSKIKKIAVLTSGGDAPGMNPCIRAVVRTAIYHKLEVVGIRQGYQGLIDNNMYDMSPRSVSNILDLGGTILKTARCLPFRTDEGMEIAYNNLKAQGIDALVVIGGDGTFTGALRFSKKYPDIAVMGVPGTIDNDLCGTDYTLGFDTATNTVIEALDKIRDTADAHDRLFFIEVMGRDSGCIALRAGISCGAEAILLPEKETAIHELIEGLKAGEHNKKSSSIVIVAEGDKHGGAYDVAQMVKEEVKNYDVKVTILGHLQRGGSPSAFDRILGSRLGYAAVLGLLNGETQKMAGLKGNSVRLTSLEEALKVHEYKLEEDLMQMVEILSI; from the coding sequence ATGAGTAAAATAAAAAAAATTGCTGTTCTGACCTCCGGTGGTGATGCCCCCGGTATGAATCCCTGCATCAGAGCTGTAGTACGCACGGCCATTTACCATAAACTCGAAGTTGTTGGTATAAGACAAGGCTACCAGGGTTTAATTGATAACAACATGTATGACATGTCGCCCCGCTCGGTGAGTAACATTCTCGACCTGGGAGGCACCATCCTTAAAACTGCGCGTTGCCTGCCTTTCCGTACCGATGAGGGTATGGAAATTGCTTACAACAACCTTAAAGCGCAAGGTATTGATGCATTAGTTGTAATTGGGGGCGATGGTACCTTTACCGGCGCGCTGCGTTTCTCGAAGAAATATCCGGACATTGCCGTTATGGGCGTACCGGGTACTATTGACAACGACCTTTGCGGTACCGATTATACCTTAGGGTTTGATACCGCAACCAATACTGTTATTGAAGCGCTGGATAAGATCCGTGATACTGCTGATGCACACGACCGTTTATTCTTTATTGAGGTAATGGGACGCGACTCTGGTTGTATTGCTTTACGTGCCGGTATATCATGCGGTGCCGAAGCAATCTTATTGCCAGAGAAAGAAACTGCCATACATGAGCTCATTGAAGGCCTTAAAGCCGGCGAGCACAACAAAAAATCATCGAGCATAGTAATTGTTGCCGAAGGTGATAAACATGGCGGTGCTTATGATGTTGCCCAGATGGTGAAAGAAGAGGTTAAAAACTACGATGTAAAAGTTACCATTTTAGGTCACTTACAACGTGGTGGCAGCCCAAGCGCTTTCGACCGTATTTTGGGTAGCCGTTTAGGTTATGCTGCCGTTTTAGGTTTGCTTAATGGCGAAACGCAAAAAATGGCAGGCCTTAAAGGTAATTCTGTCAGGCTCACCTCATTAGAAGAGGCCTTAAAGGTGCATGAGTACAAATTGGAGGAAGATTTGATGCAGATGGTAGAGATCTTATCAATCTGA
- the pgmB gene encoding beta-phosphoglucomutase, which translates to MTDIKACIFDLDGVIVDTAVYHYKAWKRLANELGFDFTEEQNEQLKGVSRVRSLQLILGWGGVTKTEAEQTELATRKNEWYVDMINQMTPAEILPGALNFLEACRAAGLKTALGSASKNSMTILNKVGIAHLFDTIVDGNHVSAPKPDPEVFLKGAEALGAAPAECVVFEDAIAGVQAAKNGGMKAVGIGSPETLNQADLVISGLDKMTIEKLKKL; encoded by the coding sequence ATGACTGATATAAAAGCCTGCATATTCGACCTCGACGGCGTGATTGTTGATACTGCAGTTTACCACTATAAAGCCTGGAAACGCCTGGCTAATGAACTGGGCTTCGATTTTACCGAAGAGCAGAACGAACAGCTAAAAGGCGTAAGCCGTGTGCGCTCCCTGCAACTTATTTTAGGCTGGGGCGGCGTTACTAAAACCGAAGCCGAGCAAACAGAACTGGCTACCCGCAAAAACGAGTGGTATGTGGATATGATCAATCAAATGACCCCGGCCGAAATTTTGCCCGGAGCTTTGAATTTCCTGGAAGCATGCCGTGCAGCAGGATTAAAAACTGCCTTAGGATCTGCCAGTAAAAACTCCATGACCATATTAAACAAAGTTGGCATAGCGCACCTGTTTGATACCATTGTTGATGGCAACCATGTAAGCGCACCAAAACCCGATCCGGAAGTATTTTTAAAAGGAGCCGAAGCATTAGGCGCTGCCCCTGCTGAATGCGTTGTTTTTGAAGATGCTATTGCCGGTGTACAGGCTGCTAAAAATGGCGGTATGAAAGCCGTGGGCATCGGTTCGCCGGAAACATTGAACCAGGCCGATTTGGTGATTAGCGGATTGGATAAAATGACGATTGAGAAATTGAAGAAATTATAA
- a CDS encoding PLP-dependent aminotransferase family protein gives MALIESLLSIDKELPVSAYLQVANGIIAYIRQGTLKPGAALPASRVLAKSLNVHRKTIVAAYDELYAQSWVEVYPRKGIFVANNLPDVAPRPILKIGQSTGLAKETFFGIDKHIDVAYPFVKAVEGNLVINGGFPDIRIAPVELLVREYRRFAAYKFTPKYLMYGLEQGSENLRNEMARFLSETRGLQVSADDILITKGVQMALYLTAQVLLSKNDVVIVGDPGFSGANDVFEQAGAKLELVPVDDCGMNMDAVEAICQKKKVRMLYVIPHHHTPTTTTLSSQRRMRLLELAMKYKFAIIEDDYDFDFQYTCSPILPLASADYYGSVIYVGSFCKVIAPGIRIGFMVAPKNFIKEATMLRRLIDRQGEHLLEEAMANLLKNGDIGRHLKKANKLYHERRDMLCQLMREQLSEYVSFKTPDGGFAAWVTYRDDIDATKVSQIASEMGLSISSGVDYYYDPNYKNQSIRVGFASLNEAEMNEALSIWKKAIERAI, from the coding sequence ATGGCTTTAATTGAGAGTTTATTAAGCATTGATAAAGAGTTGCCGGTATCGGCATACTTGCAGGTTGCCAATGGTATTATAGCCTACATCAGGCAGGGAACTTTAAAGCCGGGTGCAGCCCTACCTGCAAGCCGGGTTTTGGCTAAATCGCTAAATGTACACCGCAAAACCATTGTGGCAGCTTATGATGAATTGTATGCACAAAGCTGGGTAGAGGTTTATCCGCGGAAAGGAATTTTTGTAGCCAATAACCTGCCCGATGTTGCGCCAAGGCCGATTCTGAAGATCGGACAAAGTACCGGGTTGGCTAAGGAAACCTTTTTCGGCATTGATAAACACATTGATGTTGCCTACCCTTTTGTAAAAGCCGTAGAGGGTAACCTGGTAATTAACGGCGGCTTTCCGGATATTCGTATAGCACCTGTAGAACTGTTGGTGCGCGAGTACCGGCGCTTTGCGGCATACAAATTCACCCCTAAATATTTGATGTATGGGCTTGAGCAAGGATCAGAAAATTTGCGAAATGAGATGGCGCGTTTCCTGTCAGAAACCCGTGGCCTGCAGGTGAGTGCCGATGATATACTGATCACCAAAGGGGTCCAGATGGCCTTGTATTTAACGGCCCAGGTATTGCTCAGTAAAAACGATGTGGTGATAGTTGGCGACCCCGGCTTCTCGGGTGCTAATGATGTTTTTGAGCAGGCTGGCGCCAAATTAGAGTTAGTACCCGTTGATGATTGCGGTATGAATATGGACGCGGTAGAAGCCATCTGTCAAAAGAAAAAGGTAAGGATGCTTTACGTAATACCACATCACCACACCCCAACTACCACAACGTTAAGCTCGCAGCGGCGCATGCGTTTGCTGGAACTGGCCATGAAATATAAGTTTGCCATTATTGAAGATGATTACGATTTCGATTTCCAATACACCTGCAGCCCGATACTTCCCCTCGCCAGTGCAGATTATTATGGTAGTGTAATTTATGTAGGCTCATTCTGCAAGGTTATTGCGCCCGGCATCCGCATTGGTTTTATGGTAGCGCCTAAAAACTTTATAAAAGAAGCTACGATGCTCCGCAGATTAATAGACCGACAGGGCGAACATTTGCTGGAAGAGGCCATGGCTAACCTGCTCAAAAACGGCGACATTGGACGCCATCTTAAAAAAGCAAACAAGCTTTATCACGAACGGCGGGACATGCTTTGCCAGTTAATGCGGGAACAATTAAGCGAATACGTTTCTTTTAAAACTCCCGACGGCGGCTTTGCGGCCTGGGTTACTTACCGGGATGATATTGATGCCACAAAAGTATCTCAAATTGCCTCTGAGATGGGTTTGTCTATCAGCAGCGGTGTCGACTATTATTATGATCCTAATTATAAGAATCAATCAATACGGGTAGGCTTTGCTTCTTTGAACGAGGCAGAAATGAATGAAGCCTTATCTATATGGAAAAAAGCAATTGAAAGGGCTATTTAA
- a CDS encoding DoxX family membrane protein: MQMHSASKLYALYLRIAIAVAYLWEVADRLGLLGRHGQPHVGWGDWGHFVAYTRQVISFVPTTWVPALAVMATLGEGVFGLMLLLGLFTRYAAIGSGILSLCFALAMAISFGIESPLGYSVFTLSAASFLLSTLPYYAYSIDARLHATNPIFTPTQNQIS, from the coding sequence ATGCAAATGCACTCAGCCTCAAAATTATACGCACTATACCTTCGCATAGCAATTGCTGTGGCCTACCTGTGGGAAGTTGCAGACCGCCTTGGCCTACTAGGCCGCCACGGACAACCACATGTAGGCTGGGGCGACTGGGGGCATTTTGTTGCCTACACCCGCCAGGTGATATCTTTTGTACCAACTACATGGGTTCCGGCGCTGGCTGTTATGGCTACGCTGGGCGAAGGTGTTTTCGGCTTAATGTTACTCCTGGGTTTATTTACCCGCTATGCAGCTATTGGCAGCGGTATATTGAGTTTATGTTTTGCACTGGCTATGGCTATCTCTTTCGGGATTGAATCTCCACTGGGCTATTCTGTTTTCACGCTGAGTGCTGCCAGTTTCCTGTTGTCAACCCTGCCCTACTATGCTTATAGTATTGATGCACGTCTACACGCAACCAACCCAATCTTCACACCTACTCAAAATCAAATATCATGA
- the gap gene encoding type I glyceraldehyde-3-phosphate dehydrogenase codes for MKIGINGFGRIGRLAFRVAIERPDIEVVGINDLIEPDYMAYMLKYDSTHGKFTGTVEVEGGHLVVNGKTIRVTAEKDPANLKWNEVGAEVVIESTGLFLTQETAQKHIDAGAKKVVMSAPAKDDTPTFVMGVNHKSLKAEQTIVSNASCTTNCLAPIAKVLNDKFGIEEGLMSTIHAVTATQKTVDGPSAKDWRGGRGAYQNIIPSSTGAAKAVGLVLPELKGKLTGMSFRVPVADVSVVDLTVRLKTPATYEQVKAAMKEAAEGEMKGILGYTEDEVVSEDFKGDARTSIFDAKAGIALNDNFVKVVSWYDNEWGYSNKIIDLVQEIGKL; via the coding sequence ATGAAAATAGGAATCAACGGCTTTGGCCGTATCGGCCGTCTGGCATTCAGAGTTGCAATTGAAAGACCTGACATTGAAGTAGTAGGTATTAACGACCTTATTGAGCCAGATTATATGGCTTATATGTTGAAATACGATTCAACTCACGGTAAATTCACTGGCACTGTTGAAGTTGAAGGTGGCCACCTGGTTGTTAATGGCAAAACCATCCGCGTAACTGCAGAAAAAGACCCTGCTAACCTTAAATGGAATGAAGTAGGTGCGGAGGTTGTTATCGAATCAACCGGTTTATTCTTAACTCAGGAAACTGCACAAAAACATATCGATGCAGGTGCTAAAAAAGTAGTTATGTCTGCCCCGGCAAAAGATGACACCCCTACTTTCGTAATGGGTGTTAACCACAAATCATTAAAAGCAGAACAAACTATCGTTTCTAACGCTTCATGTACTACCAACTGTTTAGCTCCTATCGCTAAAGTATTAAACGATAAATTTGGTATCGAAGAAGGTTTAATGAGCACAATCCACGCTGTTACTGCAACTCAGAAAACAGTTGATGGTCCGTCTGCAAAAGACTGGAGAGGTGGCCGTGGTGCTTACCAAAATATCATCCCTTCATCAACCGGTGCTGCTAAAGCTGTAGGTTTAGTTTTACCTGAATTAAAAGGTAAATTAACTGGTATGAGCTTCCGTGTACCAGTTGCTGACGTATCTGTTGTTGACTTAACCGTACGCTTAAAAACTCCTGCTACTTACGAGCAAGTTAAAGCTGCTATGAAAGAAGCTGCTGAAGGTGAAATGAAAGGTATCCTTGGTTACACTGAAGATGAAGTTGTATCTGAAGATTTCAAAGGCGATGCACGCACTTCAATTTTTGATGCTAAAGCAGGTATTGCTTTAAATGATAACTTCGTTAAAGTTGTATCTTGGTACGATAACGAGTGGGGTTATTCAAACAAAATCATTGATTTAGTTCAAGAGATCGGTAAACTGTAA
- a CDS encoding glycoside hydrolase family 13 protein, translated as MRKPLLLTACCILLALGLRAQIPALERVEPMFWWTGMANPNLQLIVHGNNIASRDVQLSYPGVKLVAVHKVENSNYLFIDLKLFSTVVPGTFPIKFVKKGEKDLTYSYTLRARNHDANRAQGVTNKDLIYLLMPDRFSNGNTKNDVVPGMRETGLHRDSMYSRHGGDIQGLINHLDYLKDLGVTAVWMTPEIENDEPHASYHGYAVTDYYKIDPRYGTNELYKQYVEKCHAMGLKVIKDLVHNHIGTESYLIQDMPMKSWVHQWPKYTNSNFRDMAVEDPHASAIDKKIMLDGWFDKRMADLNENNIYVQNYLTQNHIWWVEYAGIDGFRLDTYPYNDAAYMAKWAQDVQREFPHLSIFGETLVWSVANQAFFVQGDKVNRGFDTHLPGVTDGVVKDAIIEALNGKDGWTDGVNRLYAVIAQDFLYADPTKNTIFLDNHDMSRFLSTIHEDYAKYKSGMAILMTMRGVPQMYYGDEILMKGESNPDGLVREDFAGGWKEDKVNKFTAEGRSEKENDAFNYVRKLANYRKNTPAIQTGKLMQFIPQKGIYVYFRYDDQKTVMIVYNSNEKEASTTTDYFAERIKGVKKAKNVISDETIDLNNLTIPGKSTLILELLPANK; from the coding sequence ATGAGAAAACCGTTACTGCTAACTGCCTGCTGTATACTGCTGGCTTTGGGCTTACGCGCCCAAATACCTGCCTTAGAACGCGTAGAACCCATGTTTTGGTGGACTGGCATGGCCAACCCTAACCTGCAACTGATAGTGCATGGCAACAATATTGCAAGCCGCGATGTACAACTTTCATACCCTGGTGTGAAGCTGGTTGCGGTGCATAAAGTTGAAAATTCTAATTACTTATTCATCGATCTTAAGCTTTTTTCTACTGTAGTTCCGGGAACGTTCCCGATAAAGTTTGTTAAAAAGGGCGAAAAGGATTTAACTTACAGCTATACGTTGAGGGCTCGTAACCATGATGCCAACCGCGCACAAGGTGTAACCAATAAAGACTTAATTTATTTGCTGATGCCCGATCGTTTCTCGAACGGCAATACCAAAAATGATGTGGTACCCGGTATGCGCGAAACCGGCCTGCACCGCGACTCGATGTATAGCCGCCATGGTGGCGACATTCAGGGTTTAATAAACCACCTGGATTACCTGAAAGATTTGGGCGTAACCGCAGTTTGGATGACCCCGGAGATTGAAAACGATGAACCCCACGCTTCTTACCACGGCTATGCTGTTACCGATTATTATAAAATAGACCCGCGCTACGGCACCAACGAGTTGTACAAACAATATGTGGAGAAATGCCACGCCATGGGTTTAAAAGTTATTAAAGATCTGGTTCATAACCACATCGGCACAGAATCTTACCTGATACAGGATATGCCGATGAAAAGCTGGGTACACCAGTGGCCCAAATACACCAACTCTAATTTCAGGGATATGGCTGTAGAAGACCCACATGCCTCAGCAATTGATAAAAAGATCATGTTAGACGGCTGGTTTGACAAGCGCATGGCCGATTTGAATGAGAACAACATTTACGTACAAAACTACCTTACCCAAAACCATATCTGGTGGGTTGAGTATGCCGGTATAGATGGTTTCCGCTTGGATACCTATCCTTATAATGATGCTGCTTACATGGCTAAATGGGCTCAGGATGTGCAACGCGAATTCCCTCACCTTTCTATCTTCGGCGAAACATTGGTATGGAGTGTAGCTAACCAGGCTTTCTTTGTACAGGGCGATAAAGTTAACCGTGGCTTTGATACCCATTTACCGGGTGTTACCGATGGTGTAGTAAAAGATGCCATCATCGAAGCACTGAATGGTAAAGATGGCTGGACTGATGGCGTTAACCGCCTCTACGCCGTTATAGCGCAAGACTTTTTATATGCCGACCCGACCAAAAATACCATCTTTTTGGATAACCATGATATGAGCCGTTTCCTGTCAACCATACACGAAGATTATGCCAAATACAAATCGGGTATGGCCATACTGATGACCATGCGTGGTGTACCGCAAATGTATTATGGTGACGAGATTTTGATGAAAGGCGAATCAAACCCTGATGGTCTCGTTCGCGAAGATTTTGCCGGTGGCTGGAAGGAAGATAAAGTGAATAAGTTTACAGCCGAAGGCCGCAGCGAGAAAGAAAACGATGCCTTTAACTACGTGCGCAAACTGGCTAATTACCGCAAAAACACTCCCGCCATACAAACCGGTAAATTGATGCAATTTATACCGCAAAAGGGTATTTATGTGTACTTTAGATACGATGATCAAAAGACTGTGATGATAGTTTACAACAGCAACGAAAAAGAAGCCAGTACCACCACAGATTACTTTGCCGAACGCATTAAAGGCGTTAAAAAAGCCAAAAATGTAATCAGCGATGAAACCATCGATTTAAACAACTTAACTATTCCCGGCAAATCAACTTTAATACTGGAGCTTTTGCCAGCAAACAAATAA
- a CDS encoding EamA family transporter: protein MNTTSNQKAPAWLVLLAFATVFIVWGSTYFFIGMAVHGFPPMLLGAVRFLTAGAIMLIWSKIKGEKLWIKKDVINAGISGFFVLFMSVGIVIWVEQKLPSALVAIMVSVNPIWFVILDKPNWRTNLKNKFTVWGLLIGFTGVLLLFGESLFKSLSGNVDKSVLGGLALLLCGPIAWSGGSLYSKKHSSSNFSTRLSTAWQMLIAGLFFIPAAMAHHEFSSFHLNTVPLQSWLAIAYLIVFGSIAAFTAYVWLLQVRPATQVSLHSYINPVIAVLLGVSFADESISGLQVFGLIVILFSVLLINLPKYKLSFRLPMFICNPQVNKV, encoded by the coding sequence ATGAACACAACATCAAATCAAAAAGCCCCTGCCTGGTTAGTACTGCTGGCCTTTGCCACGGTATTTATCGTATGGGGATCAACTTATTTCTTTATCGGCATGGCAGTGCACGGCTTCCCGCCAATGCTTCTGGGCGCGGTACGCTTCTTAACCGCCGGTGCCATTATGCTGATCTGGAGTAAAATAAAAGGCGAAAAATTATGGATCAAAAAAGATGTAATCAACGCAGGTATCAGCGGGTTCTTTGTATTATTTATGTCCGTTGGCATAGTAATATGGGTTGAACAGAAGCTGCCTAGTGCTCTGGTAGCCATTATGGTTTCGGTTAACCCTATCTGGTTTGTTATTCTGGATAAACCCAACTGGCGCACCAATCTTAAAAATAAATTCACCGTTTGGGGATTATTAATTGGCTTTACCGGCGTGCTTCTACTTTTTGGCGAATCGTTATTTAAATCGCTTTCGGGCAATGTAGATAAATCGGTACTGGGAGGATTAGCCCTTTTATTGTGTGGCCCAATTGCCTGGTCGGGCGGCAGCTTATATTCAAAAAAACATAGCAGCAGCAATTTTTCAACCCGTTTAAGTACGGCGTGGCAAATGCTTATTGCAGGTTTATTTTTTATCCCTGCAGCTATGGCCCATCATGAGTTTAGTAGTTTTCATTTAAACACGGTTCCGCTGCAATCATGGCTGGCTATTGCTTATCTCATTGTGTTTGGTTCTATCGCCGCGTTTACTGCTTACGTTTGGCTATTGCAGGTAAGGCCTGCCACACAAGTAAGTTTACACTCTTACATCAACCCGGTAATTGCAGTGCTATTAGGAGTAAGTTTCGCTGATGAAAGTATTTCGGGCTTACAGGTTTTCGGCTTAATTGTTATCCTTTTCAGCGTATTGTTAATCAATCTGCCCAAATACAAACTCAGCTTCCGGCTTCCGATGTTTATTTGCAACCCACAGGTTAATAAAGTTTAA
- a CDS encoding NUDIX hydrolase — MEVKLPEFDSVFSIDCVIFGFEAGELKILLIERNEEPFKDWLALPGYIVEQNESIDTAAERILYELTGLRDLHMEQFHTFGEVNRHPQGRVITVAYYALIRINGQKELRPVTQYAKKAFWHPVAELPKLAFDHSEIFKTGFNKIRRRLSYQPIAFELLPEKFTLTQLQMLYEAILSKKLDKRNFRKKMLSYGFLKELDEKQKGVSYRAAKLYKFDKRKYTKIFQNELTAEI; from the coding sequence TTGGAAGTAAAATTACCTGAATTCGATTCCGTCTTTTCAATTGACTGCGTAATATTTGGCTTCGAAGCAGGAGAGCTGAAGATATTACTTATTGAACGTAACGAAGAGCCATTTAAAGATTGGCTGGCGTTGCCCGGATATATTGTGGAGCAAAACGAGAGTATTGACACCGCTGCCGAGCGTATTTTGTATGAGCTAACAGGCTTGCGCGATTTGCACATGGAGCAGTTTCACACCTTTGGCGAGGTAAACCGCCACCCGCAGGGGCGCGTTATAACCGTTGCTTATTATGCTTTAATACGTATTAATGGCCAAAAAGAGCTGCGCCCTGTAACGCAATATGCTAAAAAAGCTTTCTGGCACCCGGTTGCCGAATTGCCTAAACTTGCCTTTGACCACAGCGAGATCTTTAAAACCGGCTTTAATAAAATCCGCAGGAGATTGAGCTACCAGCCGATTGCTTTTGAGTTGCTGCCTGAGAAGTTTACGCTTACGCAACTGCAGATGTTGTACGAAGCCATCCTGAGTAAAAAACTGGATAAACGTAACTTCAGAAAAAAGATGTTGAGCTACGGCTTTTTGAAAGAGCTGGACGAAAAACAGAAAGGTGTATCGTATCGCGCTGCCAAATTATACAAATTTGATAAGCGTAAGTACACAAAAATATTTCAGAACGAGCTTACGGCCGAGATTTAA